One Acropora palmata chromosome 2, jaAcrPala1.3, whole genome shotgun sequence genomic window carries:
- the LOC141873663 gene encoding uncharacterized protein LOC141873663, with protein sequence MAENVRGCVKSRDSRVSLLSLRRRQYHSKGPNYIWHIDGYDKLKPYGFCVHGAIDGYSRRIMWLEVGRSNSNPRLIASYFLDCVKELVGVPRIIRGDQGTENVNVAAIQRFFRYDDQDDFAGEKSFLYGRSVSNQRIEAWWGFLRGSDTEWWINFFKDLKDQGLYNETDLFQVECLLFCFMPVLQDELRRVVQEWNLHKIRPSSDESSPPGRPETLYFLPELTGTSSYLNNIKAIDIDVAEDVCCESPDTDVPDTFAELAQIIMDQKGLEMPSSLQSALNLYLELLSSIEDI encoded by the exons ATGGCGGAGAACGTACGTGGATGTGTTAAGTCG CGAGATTCTAGGGTTTCTCTTCTTTCGCTACGGAGAAGGCAATACCATTCTAAAGGCCCAAATTACATCTGGCATATCGATGGATATGATAAACTTAAGCCTTACGGATTTTGTGTTCATGGCGCTATTGACGGATACAGCCGTCGCATCATGTGGCTGGAGGTCGGTAGAAGCAATAGCAACCCAAGGCTTATAGCATCATACTTTCTAGATTGTGTTAAGGAACTGGTAGGTGTTCCTCGTATAATTCGTGGTGATCAAGGAACTGAAAATGTGAATGTGGCAGCTATACAGCGCTTTTTTCGCTACGATGATCAAGACGATTTTGCTGGCGAGAAAAGTTTCCTTTACGGACGATCTGTGTCTAACCAAAGGATTGAAGCGTGGTGGGGATTTTTGAGGGGATCCGACACAGAATGGTGGATTAACTTTTTTAAAGACTTGAAGGATCAAGGGTTATATAACGAAACCGATTTATTCCAAGTAGAGTgcctgttgttttgttttatgccTGTACTTCAAGATGAACTAAGACGTGTTGTGCAAGAGTGGAACCTTCATAAGATAAGACCCTCCTCTGACGAATCCTCTCCTCCGGGTCGACCAGAAACCTTGTACTTTTTGCCTGAGCTCACCGGTACAAGCTCTTATCTCAACAACATCAAAGCAATTGACATAGATGTAGCGGAGGATGTATGTTGTGAATCTCCAGACACTGATGTTCCCGATACCTTTGCTGAGCTGGCACAGATAATTATGGATCAGAAAGGGTTAGAAATGCCAAGCAGTCTTCAAAGCGCACTTAACCTTTATTTAGAACTGCTTTCTTCCATTGAAGATATTTAA